A part of Lacibacter sp. H407 genomic DNA contains:
- a CDS encoding lysophospholipid acyltransferase family protein, which translates to MYYIVYGFLRLLSFIPLSVLYLLGDLLYVLLFYILGYRRQVVMNNLSIAFPEKSEEEHEKIMKAFYRNFCDTFMEMIKLFSWNEAEIKKRFSGNIEVLNEWVGKEQSVQVVSGHYFNWEIANLGLGALSQMPFVVVYMPLRNKEVNKVVYELRGKTGTKLVAATDFQNQVREYMKQQYALILVGDQNPGNPAKAYWTNFFTKPAPFPKGPEKGAKRNNTAVIYVDFYKVKRGYYEFKMELLTSEPNQFEEGALTRLIVDKIETSIRQRPSNYLWSHRRWKHEWKDEYRKMWVE; encoded by the coding sequence ATGTACTATATCGTCTATGGTTTCCTGCGATTACTCTCGTTTATTCCACTTTCTGTTCTGTATCTCCTTGGCGATCTGCTGTATGTATTATTGTTTTATATACTTGGTTATCGCAGGCAGGTAGTTATGAATAATCTCTCCATTGCATTTCCCGAAAAATCAGAAGAGGAACACGAAAAAATTATGAAAGCATTCTATCGTAATTTTTGCGACACGTTTATGGAAATGATCAAACTGTTTTCATGGAATGAAGCAGAAATTAAAAAACGATTTTCAGGAAACATCGAAGTGTTGAATGAATGGGTTGGCAAAGAGCAGAGTGTGCAGGTTGTGTCAGGTCATTATTTTAATTGGGAAATCGCTAACCTTGGCTTAGGTGCATTATCACAAATGCCTTTTGTTGTTGTGTACATGCCGTTACGGAATAAAGAAGTGAATAAAGTTGTGTACGAACTCAGAGGAAAGACCGGTACAAAACTGGTGGCTGCAACTGATTTTCAAAACCAGGTGCGTGAATATATGAAGCAGCAATATGCATTGATTCTGGTGGGCGATCAAAATCCCGGTAACCCTGCAAAAGCATACTGGACAAATTTTTTCACTAAGCCAGCACCATTTCCGAAAGGGCCTGAAAAAGGTGCAAAGCGGAATAATACCGCCGTTATTTATGTTGACTTTTACAAAGTAAAGCGTGGTTATTATGAGTTTAAAATGGAATTGCTTACCAGCGAACCAAATCAGTTTGAAGAAGGTGCGTTGACCCGGTTAATTGTTGATAAAATTGAAACCTCTATTCGCCAACGCCCTTCAAATTATTTATGGAGCCATCGACGGTGGAAACATGAATGGAAAGATGAATATCGAAAAATGTGGGTGGAGTAA